A portion of the Brachionichthys hirsutus isolate HB-005 chromosome 6, CSIRO-AGI_Bhir_v1, whole genome shotgun sequence genome contains these proteins:
- the LOC137894661 gene encoding amine sulfotransferase-like: protein MERISKCLGRYKNYIFPMGFTSAEIIDSLQSFEIRGSDVFLVTYPKSGTIWTQQIIISIYEFDGGLSKYPNNMGKMPWLEHIRNRENYHLRPSPRLFACHLTPEFMPPGLEDKKPKIIYVIRNPKDIIVSYYHFCQIYSNLDTPESLEDFFEDFMKGKVASASWFDHVKKWKSKSDQYDILYLTYEDMIVDLKTAVIKICTFLGKNLSEADVEKVVEKSTFKNMKEDPKANYKFLTSVKGDFIRKGQIGDWKNYLTVAQSERVDQLLQEKLRDLSLKFIWNKEGSHAHPVMLEHPY, encoded by the exons ATGGAACGGATCAGTAAGTGTCTCGGCAGATATAAAAACTATATTTTCCCGATGGGATTCACATCGGCAGAAATCATTGACTCACTCCAGAGCTTTGAAATCAGAGGCAGTGATGTATTCCTTGTCACTTACCCAAAATCAG GAACTATATGGACTCAGCagatcatcatctccatctaCGAGTTTGATGGAGGTCTGAGTAAATATCCAAACAACATGGGAAAAATGCCGTGGCTTGAGCACATTCGTAACCGAGAAAACTACCATCTACGACCATCTCCACGGCTTTTTGCCTGTCATCTCACACCAGAATTTATGCCTCCAGGACTGGAGGATAAAAAGCCAAAG ATCATCTACGTGATAAGGAATCCAAAGGACATCATCGTCTCTTATTACCACTTCTGTCAAATCTACAGTAACTTGGATACTCCAGAGAGTCTTGAGGACTTCTTTGAAGATTTTATGAAGGGAAAAG TCGCATCGGCCTCCTGGTTTGACCATGTCAAAAAGTGGAAATCAAAGAGCGACCAGTACGACATCCTCTATCTGACCTATGAGGACATGATTGTG GACCTGAAGACAGCAGTTATTAAGATCTGCACCTTCTTAGGTAAAAACCTGAGTGAAGCAGACGTTGAAAAAGTTGTAGAGAAATCTACATTCAAGAACATGAAGGAGGATCCAAAAGCAAACTACAAGTTTCTGACATCAGTGAAGGGAGATTTTATCCGCAAAG GTCAGATCGGTGACTGGAAGAACTACTTAACTGTAGCTCAGAGTGAACGAGTCGATCAACTCCTTCAGGAAAAACTCAGGGATTTGTCTCTGAAGTTCATCTGGAATAAAGAAGGAAGCCACGCCCACCCTGTGATGCTGGAACATCCTTATTAA